The Acidianus infernus genome window below encodes:
- a CDS encoding ABC transporter permease — MRNVIPTAKAIIKDNLSNKATIFFILIFPLFLTIVFAFGFAGMNHVTQVVATNSEQLAKYLNSTQLFIGITCNNEKEAILHNYIYVNVQNNSLFNVTYPKDSKYLIPSLEAILTEYSTHDSAKVTTTQLPGFTYVDYILSGMIGVIALSNGVFGVTGVGAGYYRDKLVERLAASPLKSYEWVISLMLYEIIITFISIVPILLLGVILGFIPIIGILFVIFLIIGTLMFSGLGAIIFGLTPKDKLFIANIAANVVTLPLTFLSNAFFYVSSFPSFIEILINYQPVSVLNDIIRQVTVYQQLPQPWEIIYIIIFTVLSVFLGGKLLKLREVD, encoded by the coding sequence ATGAGAAACGTAATTCCTACTGCTAAGGCTATAATTAAAGATAACTTGAGTAATAAAGCTACCATATTCTTTATTCTTATATTTCCTTTATTTCTTACTATAGTCTTCGCTTTCGGATTTGCAGGAATGAATCATGTAACACAAGTAGTAGCTACAAATAGTGAACAATTAGCAAAATATCTAAATTCTACTCAGCTTTTTATAGGTATTACATGCAATAACGAGAAAGAGGCCATTCTTCATAACTATATTTATGTTAACGTTCAAAATAATTCGTTGTTTAATGTAACTTATCCGAAAGATAGTAAATATTTAATACCTTCTTTAGAAGCAATACTAACGGAATATTCAACACACGATTCAGCTAAGGTCACCACTACACAACTTCCAGGATTTACTTACGTAGATTATATATTATCTGGAATGATAGGTGTTATCGCACTATCTAATGGTGTTTTTGGAGTTACTGGCGTAGGAGCAGGATATTATAGGGATAAATTGGTTGAAAGGTTAGCAGCTTCGCCTCTAAAAAGTTATGAATGGGTAATTTCACTAATGCTTTATGAAATAATAATTACTTTCATTTCTATAGTTCCAATATTGTTACTAGGAGTAATACTAGGCTTTATACCAATTATAGGAATATTATTTGTTATATTTTTAATAATAGGTACGTTAATGTTCTCCGGTTTAGGTGCAATAATATTTGGTTTAACGCCAAAGGATAAACTCTTCATAGCAAACATTGCTGCTAATGTAGTTACTTTACCATTAACTTTCCTAAGTAATGCCTTCTTTTACGTAAGCTCTTTTCCAAGTTTTATAGAAATATTAATAAACTATCAACCAGTCTCCGTACTTAATGACATAATAAGGCAAGTTACTGTTTATCAACAATTACCTCAACCGTGGGAAATAATTTACATAATAATCTTTACAGTCTTGAGCGTATTTCTTGGCGGCAAACTATTAAAGCTTAGAGAGGTTGACTAG
- a CDS encoding ParA family protein — protein MIITVINQKGGVGKTTTAVNLSYILSKSKNVALLDMDPEGGSTTSFGMKREKKELEIGSKSVNIFNVEVFPAHLGLLKAELNGDVEDVVNKIKETAKNFDILVIDTPPNLGTLAVASMIAADKILSPVTPQPLALEAAKNLDGRLQSLNKKALAFTNLSNKAISIELPSVQFLNIHIPQSRLFIEASRLGVPATRYEEVRLKKPKLSHFFEELAKVTLE, from the coding sequence ATGATAATAACAGTTATTAATCAGAAAGGTGGCGTCGGTAAAACTACTACTGCAGTTAATTTATCTTATATCCTATCCAAATCAAAAAATGTAGCCTTGCTAGATATGGATCCAGAAGGAGGAAGTACTACATCATTTGGAATGAAGAGAGAGAAAAAAGAACTTGAGATAGGCAGTAAGAGCGTTAATATATTCAATGTAGAAGTATTTCCTGCACATCTAGGCCTACTTAAAGCTGAGCTAAATGGAGACGTAGAGGATGTTGTAAATAAAATTAAAGAAACCGCAAAAAACTTTGATATCTTAGTTATAGACACTCCCCCTAATTTAGGCACATTAGCAGTAGCCTCAATGATAGCAGCTGATAAAATATTATCCCCAGTAACTCCTCAACCCTTAGCTTTAGAAGCTGCGAAGAATCTAGATGGAAGATTACAGAGCCTCAATAAGAAAGCTTTAGCTTTTACCAATTTGTCAAACAAAGCTATAAGTATCGAATTACCTTCAGTACAGTTCTTAAATATACACATTCCACAGTCTAGATTATTTATTGAAGCATCTAGATTAGGAGTTCCAGCTACTAGATATGAAGAGGTTAGATTGAAGAAACCAAAATTATCACACTTCTTTGAAGAGTTAGCAAAGGTGACTCTAGAGTGA
- a CDS encoding AIR synthase-related protein — protein sequence MSFGKVPLKEFLHKIPSGNCEICPSVGEDDAILKTTGPYIIVHSDPITESSVDPGFLSIAVACNDVNMKGAPCKWALTTLLLSSRNSLDRILSGINEACKILGCNVVGGHTEVVINLPSDIVVTTAFSTTDKILTARDAKDGDYIVMVGSAGIEGTWILANQFEDYLLKLGVKKETIESAKRFKYDIIVQEKALKVAEYAVGMHDATEGGVLQAILEIAKLSNLKAVINPKLIPVRKETLEITRALSMDYLRLISSGAFLVITRNPEEVVNKVKESNIIGRLIKGEPSLHLEGVGDFNEDFEEELVRFESSYNGRR from the coding sequence GTGTCTTTCGGCAAAGTGCCTTTAAAAGAATTTTTGCATAAGATACCCAGTGGCAATTGCGAGATATGCCCTTCCGTTGGAGAAGACGACGCTATACTTAAAACTACTGGGCCTTACATAATTGTTCACTCTGACCCTATAACTGAATCCTCAGTTGATCCAGGATTTCTCTCAATAGCAGTAGCATGCAACGATGTTAACATGAAAGGTGCACCTTGCAAGTGGGCTTTAACTACACTTTTACTTTCTTCAAGAAATAGTCTAGACAGAATACTTTCTGGAATAAATGAGGCGTGTAAGATTTTAGGATGTAACGTAGTAGGCGGGCATACGGAGGTTGTAATTAACTTACCTTCAGATATAGTTGTCACTACTGCCTTTTCAACTACTGACAAAATTTTAACAGCTAGAGACGCTAAAGATGGCGATTATATTGTAATGGTAGGTAGTGCTGGGATTGAGGGTACTTGGATTTTAGCCAATCAATTTGAAGACTATTTACTGAAATTGGGAGTTAAAAAGGAGACTATAGAGTCTGCAAAGCGCTTTAAGTACGATATAATAGTTCAAGAAAAAGCTTTGAAAGTAGCAGAATACGCTGTAGGGATGCATGATGCAACAGAAGGAGGAGTATTACAAGCAATATTAGAAATAGCAAAATTATCTAACTTAAAGGCAGTAATAAACCCAAAACTTATACCTGTAAGGAAAGAAACCTTAGAAATAACTAGGGCATTATCGATGGATTATTTGAGGCTAATTTCCTCTGGAGCATTTTTAGTTATTACAAGAAATCCGGAAGAAGTAGTAAATAAAGTGAAAGAGAGTAATATAATAGGAAGACTAATAAAAGGCGAGCCAAGTCTTCATTTAGAAGGAGTTGGAGATTTTAATGAGGACTTTGAAGAAGAACTTGTCAGATTTGAAAGTAGTTATAATGGCAGGAGGTAA
- a CDS encoding thiamine-phosphate synthase family protein, whose protein sequence is MEERDEVLLKLKEAVDLFVNTPGTHLLIPEIRTNIGYAIKGAKNVNDVAAIPGRISVAFNRAIYCMPPAFGASDHVARVILTAMLHDENMRSAINLKFYEEIVKKLSDVFIFNRKEEPEESKEKERHTMNFMVDLAYSRLGRIPRYIVDLGDYGKEPSIFILGKEPIEVVKEAINLLQFIQ, encoded by the coding sequence ATGGAGGAAAGAGATGAAGTATTGCTAAAATTGAAAGAAGCCGTAGATTTATTTGTCAATACCCCTGGTACTCATTTACTTATTCCAGAAATAAGAACAAACATAGGCTATGCAATTAAAGGTGCAAAAAACGTTAATGACGTAGCGGCTATTCCAGGGAGAATTAGTGTAGCATTTAATAGGGCAATCTATTGTATGCCACCAGCTTTTGGTGCTTCAGACCATGTAGCGAGAGTAATATTAACTGCGATGTTACATGACGAGAACATGAGAAGTGCAATAAATTTGAAATTCTATGAAGAAATTGTGAAAAAGCTAAGCGACGTATTCATATTTAATAGAAAGGAAGAACCAGAAGAAAGTAAAGAAAAAGAGAGACACACTATGAATTTCATGGTTGACCTTGCGTACTCTAGACTGGGCAGAATACCTAGATATATAGTAGATCTAGGTGATTACGGTAAAGAACCCAGTATTTTCATTTTAGGTAAGGAACCAATAGAAGTCGTAAAAGAAGCGATAAATTTACTTCAATTTATTCAATAA
- a CDS encoding PadR family transcriptional regulator, which produces MKMNLERLRKGTLKLLILEALNDKPMHAYEIIKSIEKKFHGIYKPSPGSLYPVLKQLIENGMITVEEKDDKKIYIITDKGKEAFNKMKTEMKNVFTKNNQYRKLVNQLFEIGLIIYNFRDKLSEEDYEKINNIINGCKNEIEDLLNKLK; this is translated from the coding sequence ATGAAAATGAACCTAGAAAGGCTAAGAAAAGGCACATTAAAGCTATTGATTCTAGAGGCGCTTAACGATAAACCGATGCACGCATACGAGATAATTAAATCTATAGAGAAAAAATTTCATGGAATATATAAACCCAGCCCTGGTTCTCTTTATCCAGTTCTAAAGCAATTAATTGAGAATGGAATGATAACTGTAGAAGAAAAAGATGATAAAAAAATTTACATTATAACTGACAAGGGTAAAGAAGCCTTCAACAAAATGAAAACGGAAATGAAGAATGTTTTTACTAAGAATAACCAGTATAGAAAGTTAGTTAATCAATTATTTGAGATAGGATTAATAATTTATAATTTCAGAGATAAATTAAGTGAAGAAGATTATGAGAAAATAAATAACATTATAAATGGATGTAAAAATGAGATAGAAGATTTATTGAATAAATTGAAGTAA
- a CDS encoding cbb3-type cytochrome c oxidase subunit I: MSTKSNPLVTLINAVFQLDKDWVSRVSMAMIVMSLIWGILGIIDALMARIQEMVWGLSQTLVFTSQEYYGGITLHGVRDLFGFAVQLEVAIFIFLSYKILNFQPRAKWFLNIGFILFNIAFMLIEGPIVAFPTFNDNYFGATGWYYLNPLGIPNYSEYVISPLWFLGYELMDIGVYIYVIWLIYHYYLVSRNMKEKLPIFAVFALMTSLMIAIGWSGETAANTWDILAYYGLVGLDPIANQIAFWILGHSIVYIVWMPAVASMYYLIPLLAGKPLYSDKMGRIAALLYLIFSNNVPIHHLYMVDLPVSVKIMQEVLTYAVVVPSMMTFFNLWATVKGAQFKPNLISVWISISFAGAIAAGVTGIANANISFDSIIHNSMWVPGHFHAMIFWSIVPAGFATLYYMIPMLTGRMWYSTKLGWIHMVGYMIGTAMIIVGFDALGLAGLIRRAEIYPLIPAYVTPEVVASVGAMIADFATLIWLGNLVITLLKGRSANVEGLSVSDTITTIAMQLGYEGPSLNEISNKLTTAVSRIVKIKE, translated from the coding sequence ATGAGCACTAAGTCAAATCCCCTTGTAACACTAATTAATGCTGTATTCCAATTGGATAAGGACTGGGTAAGCAGAGTGTCAATGGCTATGATTGTAATGAGCCTAATTTGGGGAATTCTAGGAATTATTGATGCGTTAATGGCGAGAATACAAGAAATGGTATGGGGATTATCACAAACACTAGTTTTCACTTCCCAAGAATATTACGGAGGAATAACTCTACATGGAGTAAGAGATCTATTTGGATTTGCAGTACAACTAGAAGTTGCAATATTCATATTCTTATCTTATAAGATCTTGAACTTCCAACCAAGGGCAAAGTGGTTCCTTAACATTGGATTCATACTATTCAACATAGCATTCATGCTAATAGAAGGGCCAATTGTAGCATTCCCAACATTTAATGATAATTACTTCGGAGCAACTGGATGGTACTACTTAAATCCTTTAGGGATACCTAATTATTCGGAATATGTAATATCACCTCTATGGTTCCTAGGATATGAACTTATGGATATAGGTGTTTACATATATGTTATATGGCTAATTTACCATTACTACCTTGTAAGCAGGAATATGAAAGAAAAACTGCCAATATTTGCAGTATTTGCTTTAATGACCTCACTAATGATAGCAATAGGTTGGAGTGGTGAAACTGCAGCAAATACCTGGGATATATTAGCCTACTACGGACTAGTAGGCTTAGATCCAATTGCAAACCAAATAGCGTTCTGGATATTAGGGCACTCCATTGTATACATAGTCTGGATGCCAGCAGTAGCTTCAATGTACTACTTAATACCACTCTTAGCAGGAAAACCATTATACAGCGATAAAATGGGAAGAATTGCAGCACTTCTTTACCTTATCTTCTCCAACAACGTACCAATACACCACTTATACATGGTAGACTTACCAGTTAGTGTAAAGATTATGCAGGAAGTATTAACGTATGCCGTAGTTGTACCATCAATGATGACGTTCTTCAACTTATGGGCTACAGTAAAAGGAGCACAATTTAAGCCTAATTTAATATCTGTCTGGATATCAATTAGCTTTGCAGGAGCAATTGCAGCTGGAGTAACTGGAATTGCTAACGCAAACATATCGTTCGATTCAATAATTCACAATAGCATGTGGGTTCCAGGGCACTTCCACGCAATGATATTCTGGTCAATTGTTCCAGCGGGATTTGCAACCCTTTATTATATGATACCAATGTTGACCGGTAGAATGTGGTACTCAACTAAGCTAGGCTGGATTCACATGGTAGGCTACATGATAGGAACAGCAATGATAATAGTAGGATTTGACGCATTAGGATTAGCTGGATTAATTAGGAGAGCTGAAATTTATCCATTAATTCCTGCTTACGTTACTCCAGAAGTTGTAGCCAGCGTAGGAGCAATGATAGCAGACTTTGCAACATTAATATGGCTAGGAAACCTAGTAATTACGTTACTGAAAGGAAGATCTGCAAACGTAGAAGGATTATCGGTAAGCGATACCATAACAACTATAGCTATGCAATTAGGATATGAAGGACCTTCATTAAACGAAATATCAAATAAATTAACTACGGCAGTAAGCAGAATAGTAAAAATAAAGGAATAA
- a CDS encoding enoyl-CoA hydratase/isomerase family protein, producing the protein MFVNKEYKDNFILLTFNTGTKYNVFNVKFMTELLDTLSEIEKEKKYRFIVFKGENGNFGSGADIRELNRASIDKEFASSFFNYMKDLYLKLINIDKITIAQVEGIAYGASLELLLVMDFVIASKSAKFAAPGGKIGVFPPVLLTLGPYIIGLNNVRRLAMLGEEITAEEAEKIGLITKATDEIDKETANLIYKMSFMAPSSLMLMKRHIMKYLDRDLSEVFKSLTIQVGGDESREGINAFLAKIKPSWLVNLSKL; encoded by the coding sequence ATGTTTGTCAATAAAGAGTATAAGGATAATTTCATTTTACTGACATTTAATACAGGTACAAAATATAATGTTTTTAATGTAAAATTTATGACAGAACTTTTAGATACTTTAAGTGAAATAGAGAAGGAAAAGAAATATAGATTTATAGTATTTAAAGGAGAAAACGGTAACTTTGGCTCAGGAGCTGATATAAGGGAATTAAACCGAGCTTCAATAGATAAGGAATTCGCATCGTCCTTTTTCAATTACATGAAAGATCTTTATTTAAAGTTAATAAACATAGATAAAATTACAATAGCACAAGTTGAAGGTATTGCTTATGGGGCCTCCTTAGAATTATTATTAGTTATGGATTTTGTAATAGCCTCAAAATCTGCTAAATTTGCTGCTCCAGGTGGAAAGATAGGAGTTTTTCCTCCAGTTTTACTTACATTAGGTCCTTATATAATAGGTTTAAATAATGTTAGGAGGCTGGCCATGTTAGGGGAGGAAATAACGGCAGAAGAAGCCGAAAAAATAGGTCTTATAACTAAGGCAACTGATGAAATTGATAAAGAAACTGCAAATTTAATATATAAAATGTCATTTATGGCGCCATCTTCACTTATGTTAATGAAAAGGCATATCATGAAATATTTAGATAGAGATTTATCTGAAGTATTTAAGTCACTTACAATTCAAGTAGGAGGAGACGAGAGTAGAGAAGGTATTAATGCGTTCTTAGCAAAAATTAAGCCTAGCTGGCTAGTCAACCTCTCTAAGCTTTAA
- a CDS encoding ABC transporter ATP-binding protein, protein MITISVEGLWKSYKDKEVLKGISFTVNDGEIFSLLGPNGAGKTTTIRILSCVSKPDRGKIEILDMKVPEDCEKIRRIIGIVPQDFQGFSDLTVKDNIEYFANIYGGDKSQINEVIEELDLEDYKNTRFKKLSGGLKRRVAIACALVGNPRIIYLDEPTVGLDPKARRNVWDIMKKLKDKKLTILLTTHYLDEAQKLSDRIAIIYSGKILRLSTPEDLMKEFEKPTLEEAYLALLESIGEE, encoded by the coding sequence ATGATAACAATAAGCGTTGAAGGCTTATGGAAAAGCTACAAAGACAAAGAAGTACTTAAAGGCATATCATTTACAGTTAATGACGGAGAAATATTTTCATTGTTGGGACCAAACGGTGCTGGGAAAACTACAACAATTAGGATTCTTTCATGCGTATCTAAGCCAGATAGAGGTAAAATAGAAATCTTAGACATGAAAGTTCCCGAGGATTGCGAGAAAATACGCAGAATTATAGGTATAGTACCGCAGGATTTTCAAGGATTTTCTGATTTAACCGTAAAGGATAACATTGAATATTTTGCAAATATTTACGGAGGAGATAAATCGCAAATAAATGAAGTTATAGAAGAATTAGATCTGGAAGATTATAAAAATACAAGATTTAAGAAATTATCTGGTGGACTAAAAAGGAGAGTAGCTATAGCTTGTGCATTAGTAGGAAACCCAAGAATAATCTATCTAGATGAACCTACAGTAGGTTTAGATCCAAAGGCCAGAAGGAATGTTTGGGATATAATGAAGAAATTGAAAGATAAAAAATTAACAATTTTGCTTACTACACATTACTTAGATGAGGCACAAAAATTATCTGATAGAATAGCGATAATTTACTCTGGAAAAATACTTAGATTATCAACTCCAGAAGATCTAATGAAGGAATTTGAAAAACCTACCCTTGAAGAAGCTTATTTAGCGCTTCTAGAGAGTATTGGTGAGGAATGA
- a CDS encoding SelT/SelW/SelH family protein, whose product MTIVKIVYCRPCGYLDRALELARDLLQYFENVKVEIEQGKNGIFDVYLDNELIFSRYKEKRFPENMEILKEVGKRINNN is encoded by the coding sequence ATGACAATAGTAAAAATAGTCTATTGTAGGCCTTGTGGATATTTAGATAGAGCGTTAGAACTGGCTAGAGACTTACTACAATATTTTGAAAATGTAAAGGTAGAGATTGAACAAGGTAAAAATGGAATATTTGATGTTTATTTAGATAATGAACTCATTTTCTCAAGGTATAAAGAAAAAAGATTTCCAGAAAATATGGAAATCTTAAAGGAGGTAGGAAAAAGAATAAATAATAATTGA
- a CDS encoding DUF5752 family protein: MNLDCQGKGIPFKFYAAYYPPIYTKVKANSLSELIKGVSIVDKNSIFYHVFHPMLSSHVVPEDLPNDFAFWLRESLHDEYLAEVVADIKGREPLTIEDIRKEILELLNTSTHLDKTADYPFVFISFIPVVYPLNVEVRTLAEFMDAIAKVPVRSLFYHFVYKRVMGLSKRNDFTTWLEENFGLIDLGEKIAKIDPQTYTEEEDFRQDLLKILEGELLK; encoded by the coding sequence ATGAACCTCGATTGTCAAGGAAAAGGTATTCCATTTAAATTCTATGCCGCGTATTATCCTCCAATATACACCAAGGTTAAAGCAAATTCGTTATCAGAACTTATAAAAGGTGTTTCAATTGTAGATAAAAATTCAATATTTTACCATGTATTCCATCCAATGCTTTCTTCTCATGTAGTGCCGGAAGATTTGCCTAACGACTTTGCTTTTTGGCTTAGAGAATCCCTTCATGACGAATACCTTGCTGAAGTAGTCGCTGATATAAAAGGTAGAGAGCCTTTGACTATAGAAGATATAAGAAAGGAAATTTTAGAATTGCTAAACACCTCTACTCATTTAGATAAGACAGCCGACTATCCCTTTGTATTTATTTCATTTATTCCCGTAGTCTATCCTTTAAATGTAGAAGTAAGGACGTTAGCAGAATTTATGGATGCTATAGCCAAAGTTCCAGTAAGATCTTTATTTTATCATTTCGTATACAAAAGAGTAATGGGCTTAAGTAAGAGAAATGATTTTACAACGTGGTTAGAGGAGAACTTTGGTTTAATAGACTTAGGAGAGAAAATAGCAAAAATAGATCCTCAAACTTACACAGAAGAAGAGGATTTCAGGCAAGATTTGTTAAAAATTTTGGAAGGTGAGTTATTAAAATGA
- a CDS encoding DUF1614 domain-containing protein codes for MGLILVLISIGYFKDLLLFVGVSRKLSYLFAFEISFLSLLLSPVNFVIKEVKKRAIAPRYDVVYVFGIPFYVPRVDIEYFTTQVAINFGGALIPLMLSISLLFLLYKYLLPIFINIILLIIISKYFSKVIEGVGVVMHPFIPPLFSVLFSYLLFFKMPQLIPVSAYISSVLGTLIGADLLNLRKIIDASPQIVSIGGMGSFDGIFLSGLFSVLLGELLISIF; via the coding sequence ATGGGATTAATTTTAGTACTTATCTCAATAGGTTATTTCAAGGATTTACTCTTGTTTGTTGGAGTTAGTAGGAAGCTAAGTTATCTCTTTGCATTTGAAATATCTTTTCTAAGTCTTCTTTTAAGTCCAGTAAATTTTGTGATAAAGGAAGTAAAAAAGAGGGCGATTGCTCCTAGATACGATGTAGTTTATGTTTTTGGAATACCGTTTTATGTACCTAGAGTTGATATAGAATATTTCACTACGCAAGTTGCTATAAATTTCGGAGGAGCACTTATTCCATTAATGTTATCTATATCATTACTCTTTTTACTTTATAAATATTTGCTTCCTATATTTATAAATATTATTCTCTTAATTATAATATCAAAATATTTCTCAAAAGTGATTGAGGGTGTAGGAGTAGTAATGCACCCTTTTATTCCTCCCCTATTCTCCGTATTATTTAGTTATTTACTATTCTTTAAAATGCCACAGCTTATACCGGTTTCAGCTTATATCTCAAGCGTTTTGGGTACGTTAATAGGGGCAGATTTACTTAATCTAAGAAAAATAATTGACGCATCTCCACAGATAGTAAGCATAGGAGGGATGGGAAGTTTTGACGGGATATTTCTATCTGGACTATTTTCAGTGCTTTTAGGCGAATTACTTATATCCATATTCTAA
- a CDS encoding NAD(P)/FAD-dependent oxidoreductase: MKKKVVVVGGGNAGSIVANKLAKNADLEVTVIEPSEYHYYQPGTVDIVGGIGKEEEMIKNTSDLLHARWIKNYVTKVDVENHTVFLKSGDKIDYDYVVIAAGVRNIKLEGFPEWHTIEGAKLMKTMADNFEGKKIVVGYFGLIKCPAAPFELSFILKQRFPKAEITLINPVAQPPQIQKPMAEILGKIAKELGVQVIRGFKIKEIDRQNKIIESENGEKINYDLAFIDTPIRAGEEFSNLVDNSGLIPVNRETLRFKDYDNVFAIGDITNITTPPKTGAIAHFEANYVVKEIQNDLYGQGKGKFDGSAACAVYSGYGKGAFIYMNYEKSYALGPSSIFFIAKKTFAHIYWLTVEGKLI; the protein is encoded by the coding sequence ATGAAAAAGAAAGTTGTCGTAGTTGGTGGTGGAAACGCTGGATCTATTGTAGCTAATAAATTAGCTAAAAACGCTGATCTAGAAGTAACAGTTATAGAACCTTCGGAATATCATTATTATCAACCTGGTACTGTAGATATAGTAGGCGGAATAGGTAAGGAAGAAGAAATGATAAAAAACACTTCAGATCTTTTACACGCTAGATGGATAAAGAATTATGTAACAAAAGTAGATGTTGAAAATCATACAGTATTCTTGAAAAGTGGAGATAAGATTGACTATGACTACGTCGTAATAGCTGCTGGAGTAAGAAATATAAAACTGGAAGGGTTCCCAGAATGGCATACTATTGAAGGAGCTAAGTTAATGAAAACTATGGCAGATAATTTTGAAGGCAAAAAGATCGTCGTAGGATACTTTGGTTTAATAAAATGCCCTGCAGCTCCTTTTGAATTGTCCTTTATTTTAAAGCAGAGATTCCCTAAAGCGGAGATAACGCTAATAAATCCAGTAGCACAACCTCCTCAAATACAAAAACCAATGGCTGAGATACTGGGCAAGATTGCTAAAGAATTAGGAGTTCAAGTCATAAGAGGTTTTAAAATTAAGGAAATAGATAGACAGAATAAAATTATAGAATCAGAAAATGGAGAGAAAATAAATTACGATCTAGCATTTATAGATACTCCTATTAGAGCTGGTGAGGAGTTCTCAAATCTTGTAGATAATTCTGGCTTAATACCGGTGAATAGAGAAACATTAAGATTTAAGGACTACGATAATGTATTTGCTATAGGAGATATTACTAATATAACTACACCACCAAAAACTGGAGCAATAGCGCATTTTGAGGCAAACTATGTAGTTAAGGAAATTCAAAACGATTTATATGGACAAGGAAAAGGAAAATTTGATGGTTCTGCTGCATGTGCAGTTTATAGTGGTTACGGAAAAGGCGCATTCATCTATATGAATTATGAAAAGAGCTATGCACTAGGTCCTTCATCAATATTTTTCATAGCCAAGAAAACATTTGCGCATATATATTGGCTCACAGTAGAAGGTAAGTTGATCTAG
- a CDS encoding NTP transferase domain-containing protein, whose translation MRTLKKNLSDLKVVIMAGGKGSRLSPMKPVIKVCGKPMILWVYEFSKQFSDKIFVATVKDHPALPKLREIIPTNDIIFTEGKGYEFDVIEAVKSVGLPCLVFPSDTPFIPKDAVEKLVNECETSICTLLSKGEFVGISLWNSLDTSSFSSINTAHEIVNVNTNKDLLKINEKCSEGFIWGKE comes from the coding sequence ATGAGGACTTTGAAGAAGAACTTGTCAGATTTGAAAGTAGTTATAATGGCAGGAGGTAAGGGAAGCAGATTATCTCCGATGAAGCCGGTCATTAAAGTATGTGGTAAGCCTATGATATTATGGGTGTATGAATTCTCAAAGCAATTTTCTGATAAGATATTTGTAGCTACAGTAAAGGATCACCCTGCATTACCTAAATTAAGGGAAATTATTCCAACTAATGATATAATTTTTACTGAAGGTAAAGGATATGAGTTCGACGTTATAGAGGCCGTGAAAAGCGTTGGACTTCCATGTCTAGTCTTTCCGTCTGATACTCCTTTTATCCCTAAAGATGCTGTTGAAAAACTTGTTAATGAATGCGAAACTTCCATTTGTACCTTACTTTCTAAAGGGGAATTTGTTGGTATTAGCTTATGGAATTCTTTGGATACTTCATCTTTCTCTTCAATAAATACAGCTCATGAAATTGTCAACGTTAATACGAATAAAGATTTATTGAAAATAAATGAAAAATGTAGTGAGGGATTTATTTGGGGAAAAGAATAG